In the Zestosphaera sp. genome, one interval contains:
- a CDS encoding DUF1152 domain-containing protein has product MNNNYVTKLREAKNVVVVGAGGGGDVISAFVFCKILEEVVGVQECSPLGVLWERWVVDPYPGPVPVASIKNARLSKCVWVSEDTYVGRGKYFFKPHTAYVAEKLKREVPAVTLERGVSGVYECFKELMRDGESVLIDLDVGGDILAEGWEDNLWSPLTDSITLAATAKVGGIVGVTALGADGELSQDIVLQKINEVISIGGYVGIIGFWEHHASFYEDLMDRVKTEASRAPYLALKGCLGSKKIRGGSRTIDVNALTLITFLLKSESVMKINKLAQAISDTDSLAEAWSISKRLNIPTELDLEVVASKIYGAGPEVSPEWGVVRSLVKRPPNT; this is encoded by the coding sequence TTGAACAATAACTACGTTACTAAGTTGCGTGAGGCCAAGAACGTGGTGGTTGTTGGGGCTGGTGGTGGAGGGGACGTAATATCTGCCTTCGTCTTCTGTAAGATTCTCGAGGAGGTTGTAGGTGTTCAAGAATGTTCTCCGTTAGGGGTTTTATGGGAGAGGTGGGTTGTAGACCCTTATCCCGGACCCGTGCCTGTAGCCAGTATTAAAAATGCTAGGTTAAGTAAATGTGTTTGGGTTAGTGAGGACACATACGTAGGGCGCGGTAAGTATTTTTTCAAGCCTCACACAGCCTACGTAGCCGAGAAACTCAAGAGGGAAGTTCCTGCAGTGACTCTTGAGAGAGGCGTTAGCGGAGTTTACGAGTGCTTCAAGGAATTAATGAGAGATGGGGAGAGCGTCTTAATTGACTTAGACGTCGGTGGCGATATTCTTGCTGAGGGCTGGGAAGACAATTTGTGGTCTCCTCTAACAGACTCCATAACCCTAGCAGCTACGGCTAAGGTCGGGGGGATTGTTGGTGTGACCGCGTTAGGCGCTGACGGTGAGCTCTCTCAAGACATAGTATTGCAAAAGATAAATGAAGTGATTAGTATAGGAGGATATGTTGGCATTATAGGTTTTTGGGAACATCACGCGAGCTTCTACGAAGACTTGATGGATCGTGTTAAGACAGAAGCTAGTAGGGCGCCTTACCTAGCACTTAAAGGTTGTTTGGGGAGCAAAAAGATAAGAGGGGGTAGTAGGACTATAGACGTAAACGCCTTAACCCTCATCACATTCCTCCTCAAGAGTGAGAGCGTCATGAAGATAAACAAGTTAGCTCAAGCAATATCGGATACCGACTCGCTAGCTGAGGCGTGGAGTATATCTAAGAGGCTAAACATACCGACAGAACTAGACCTTGAGGTCGTGGCGTCAAAGATATACGGCGCGGGTCCTGAAGTAAGTCCTGAATGGGGGGTAGTCAGGTCTCTCGTCAAGAGACCACCTAATACTTAA
- a CDS encoding carbon starvation protein A, whose translation MDAVPVILILLTVLVVYGLAYVFYGKRLLEKKVARASPDRITPAYEKFDGIDYVPANKYVLYGHHFASIAGAGPIIGPATAMVWGWGLPLIWVLFGNIFIGAVHDYLSIMASVRHGGVSVMTIGENVMGKKAKYIFLAYVWFALVLVLAAFLSVASSTFVSVPTAATITVIFMPIALLFGLLVYRTGVSVKVGTLIAVVLLIVAFFYSLSVPTHLPYESWIVVLSLYSIIAAALPVWYLLQPRDYINAYLLWTFVALAIIGALIIPDLLFTGPIFTSFVAKGLVIGAVGVAAGKDIAYFWPTVPLVIACGALSGFHSVVGSGTTSKQLANELDALLVGYGGMLTEGAVSSLAVITPAALAWSFATLAANTGLPVADALLKAGINITKTPEIIGLGAAERFYTGYGLEQAVAWSRIFGSGVFISVYTTFRTFAAWALASFVMTTLDTSNRLARFAWREFFDWLQPRSRAAYAVLTNRWVASIIPVVLGAIMAYPQIYVPELDRKVYAYSVIWPAFAGTNQLLAALALLTVALWAYAIQKVRGRTSLLIMIPALFLWITVTAGLIWWLYAVVPDLPPLYQAGAGTIVAVSVVLDFLLIGLFVSGLRRARS comes from the coding sequence ATGGATGCTGTGCCAGTAATACTCATATTGCTTACCGTTCTGGTTGTGTATGGTTTAGCCTACGTCTTCTACGGGAAGAGACTACTCGAGAAGAAGGTTGCGAGAGCAAGCCCAGACAGAATAACCCCGGCTTACGAGAAGTTTGACGGGATTGATTACGTGCCAGCTAACAAATACGTACTCTACGGACATCACTTCGCCTCAATAGCTGGGGCAGGACCTATCATAGGCCCTGCAACGGCTATGGTGTGGGGATGGGGGCTACCGCTGATATGGGTGCTCTTCGGCAACATATTCATTGGCGCGGTACACGACTACTTATCGATTATGGCTAGCGTCAGACATGGTGGAGTGTCTGTCATGACTATAGGGGAGAACGTAATGGGAAAGAAAGCTAAGTATATATTCCTAGCGTATGTCTGGTTTGCACTCGTGTTAGTCTTAGCAGCTTTCTTAAGCGTAGCCTCATCCACTTTCGTGAGTGTTCCCACCGCGGCAACAATAACAGTAATCTTTATGCCTATAGCACTCCTATTTGGGCTTCTAGTATACAGGACCGGCGTTAGCGTTAAGGTAGGAACTCTAATAGCTGTAGTACTACTAATAGTAGCTTTCTTCTACTCATTAAGTGTCCCGACACACTTGCCATACGAGTCGTGGATAGTCGTGCTCTCACTCTACTCTATAATTGCGGCGGCACTACCAGTATGGTACTTGCTACAGCCCAGAGACTACATAAATGCTTACCTGCTCTGGACTTTCGTAGCGTTAGCAATAATAGGAGCGTTAATAATACCTGACCTCCTATTTACCGGCCCTATATTCACGAGTTTCGTAGCTAAGGGATTAGTAATAGGAGCTGTAGGAGTAGCTGCCGGCAAGGACATAGCTTACTTCTGGCCAACTGTGCCGTTAGTGATTGCGTGCGGCGCGTTATCGGGGTTCCACTCAGTAGTAGGGTCAGGAACTACTTCAAAGCAGTTAGCGAACGAGCTTGACGCGCTCCTCGTAGGTTATGGTGGCATGCTTACTGAGGGAGCTGTTTCTTCCCTCGCCGTAATTACGCCGGCGGCACTTGCCTGGAGTTTTGCGACTCTAGCAGCTAACACGGGACTCCCCGTAGCTGACGCGCTACTCAAGGCCGGAATTAACATCACTAAAACGCCTGAAATAATAGGCTTGGGAGCCGCGGAGAGATTCTACACAGGTTATGGTCTTGAGCAAGCAGTAGCTTGGTCAAGAATATTTGGTTCAGGAGTTTTCATATCTGTCTACACAACGTTTAGGACGTTTGCTGCGTGGGCTCTTGCCTCCTTCGTCATGACGACGCTAGACACGTCTAACAGGCTAGCTAGGTTCGCCTGGAGAGAATTTTTTGACTGGTTGCAACCGAGGAGCAGAGCCGCTTACGCTGTTTTAACTAATAGGTGGGTAGCTTCCATCATACCTGTAGTGCTTGGAGCTATTATGGCCTACCCGCAAATATACGTGCCGGAGCTGGACAGGAAGGTTTACGCATATTCAGTCATCTGGCCTGCTTTCGCAGGAACTAACCAGCTACTAGCAGCTCTAGCTCTGCTTACCGTAGCTTTGTGGGCGTACGCGATACAGAAAGTTAGAGGACGTACTTCACTACTAATAATGATTCCAGCACTCTTCCTCTGGATAACCGTTACGGCAGGCCTCATATGGTGGCTTTACGCTGTAGTACCGGACTTACCACCACTCTATCAAGCCGGTGCAGGAACTATAGTAGCTGTATCAGTAGTGCTCGACTTCCTGCTGATAGGACTCTTCGTAAGCGGCCTCAGGAGAGCTAGATCATAA